The following nucleotide sequence is from Spirochaeta cellobiosiphila DSM 17781.
CCGGTTAACACAAAACATGATAGCAAACCTACAGTACTCAGGCATCATCCGAATCTTCGATCTGATTACACATTTGAGAGATTTGTTATTGGTGAAAACTCCAACTTCGCAGCTAACGCCGCTATGGCAATAGCGAGAAACCCTGGAACTGCATATAACCCTTGTATGATATATGGTGGTGTAGGACTAGGTAAAACACATCTAATGCAGTCCATAGGGAATTTCGCTTATAATGACAATACAAACTTAAAAATACATTACATAACTGCCGGAGACTTTATTGATGAGTTTGTTAATTGCATACGTAATAAAAACATGCCTCACTTCAAAAATAAATATCGGAATGTAGATGTATTATTAATTGATGATATTCATGATCTACAAAACAAAAAGGAAACACAAGAAGAACTGTTTCACACTTTCAATGCCTTATATGATGCCAATAAACAAATGGTTTTTACTTGTGATAGACCGGTTTCGGAACTAAAAGATGTAACGGAAAGATTAAGAAGTAGATTTGAGAGAGGTCTAAATGTAGATCTTCAAATTCCTAATTATGAAACACGTTTAGCAATATTGAAGAAAAAAATAGAAGACAAAGAAAACATAAGCATAACTGATAATATTCTTGAGATTATAGCTAAAAATGTGACTACAAATGTCAGAGATCTTGAAGCTGCACTAGTAAAATTATCAGCCTATTCTGAATTAACAAATAAAACTGTCACTGTTGAGATAGCTCAAGATCAATTAAGGCATATTTTCAGTGGTCCAGTTCAGCAAAATATAACAATTGATTTAGTTCAACGTATTGTTTCTGATTATTTTAACCTAAGCCCTAATGATCTAAAGGGTAAAAAAAGAACAAAAGTCATAACTTTTCCAAGACAAATTGCCATGTATATAGTTCGTGAAATTACTGAGTTCTCTACTACTGAAGTGGGATTAGAATTTGGAGGTAGAGATCATACAACAGTAATGCATGCCTGTACAAAAATTGAAGATAGAATGATGCAGGACCCTACTTTGGAGTCTACGATCAATCAATTAATCCGTTCAGTAAGAGAATATGGTACAGGTTCTTAAAAACTTGTGGAAAAGTAAGCATACTAAGTGGAAAATCTTTTGATTATTGTTCATTATAAAAATAAATTCTGAATATGTGAATTTACTGTTATAGTTATACAGTAGTTTGTCTACAGAATAAAATTTATTATGATAAGAGTTTATTAGGGTTTTACACATATCAACAGGCCCTATTACTACTACTACTTATAAATTATAAAATTCTTATAGGAGTAAGATATGCGATTTATCTGTGAAAAAAGCGTTATATTAAAAGAAATTTCAATTGCACAAGAGATAATTTCATCACGTAATGCTCTATCCATATTATCAAACGTATTAATTGAAGCTGATAATAACACCCTCATCATAAAAGCAACCGATTTAAAGGTAGGTTTTGAAACAAGGATACCTGTTGAAGTAGAAACTCCTGGTACAACTACGATTTTTTGTGACAAATTTTTAGGTATTTTACGATCTCTTCCTGAAGGTGAAGTAATCTTTGATCACACAGAAAATGGCAGATTAATCATAACTCCTCTAGAAAAGAAAATTGATTTCCAATTAAAGAGTATACCCAGTGATAAATTCCCCGAAATACAGGAAATACCTGATGATAATTACTTTGAAATTCCTCAAGAATTTTTAAATCAAATGGTTCAACAAACGATATTTGCTATCAGTGATGATGAAACACGATATTTTATGAATGGTGTTTATATGGAAAAGCAGGAAAACAAACTTGTAATGGTAGCCACTGATGGTAGAAGATTATCTTATATAGAAAAGGAAATCGAAACTCCTTTACCTGATTTTGCTGGAATAATCATACCTCCCAAAATTCTAACTTTAATCAAGAAATTATCTTCAGGCGAAGGTTCAATTGAGATTGCTATCAATGATAAGACTATATATACCAGATTTGATAATCTCAAAATATCTTCAACTTTGATAGAAGGCCAATTTCCTAACTATTCAAGAGTTATTCCTGAATATCAAGAACACAATGTACTTGTTCAAAAATCTGTTTTAAATGATGCATTAAAGAGAGTTAGTCTATTAGCTGAACAAAAATCTAGAAGGATATACCTTACTGTTGGTCAAGGTATTATGACATTAAGTTCAGAAGAAAGTGAAATTGGTCACGCCAAAGAAGAAATACCTTGTGAATATGAAGGCCAAGAATACACAATAGCTTTAAATTATGTTTATTTACAGGATCCTTTAAAGGTTGTTAATTCAGAAGGATTAATATTCCAATTTACCGAACCAAGCCGTGCTGTTACTATAAGATCAAATCCTGAATCTGAGTATTTTCATATAGTTATGCCCATGCAAATGGATTAATGCCTTTTAATAACATCAAATTATATAATTTTCGTAACCTTCTAGACAAAGAGATCTCCCTAAACGGTCGGGAGATCTTTCTTATAGGTGAAAATGGTCAAGGAAAAACAAATTTCTTGGAAGCAATATATGTTCTGTGTTATGGATCAAGTTTTAGAACAAAACAGGATAAGATTCTTATAAAAAATCAAAAAGACGATTTTTCTGCCATAGGACAATACTTTCAAGATGAAATGGAACATAAAATACACTTTAAACTACAAAAGGGTAAAAAAAGTATCCTGATTGATGACAAACAATTACGGGATAGAAAAGAACTAATCTGGAAATTGCCATGTATTGTTTTTAGTCATGAGGATATTTTTCTTGTATCAGGAACACCAGAGGAAAGAAGAAACTTTTTTGATCAAACATTAAGTTTATATGATCCTGACTATATAGATTTACTAAGAGAATACAAAAAAATTTTGAAACATCGAAATATTGTATTAAAACGTAATGAGAAAGAATTGATAGATATACTAAATATCCAAATCGTTTCCAAAGGCTTGGAATTACGTAATTATAGATCTGCTATCACTAAAAAATTCAACAAAGTATTTAGTCAATTGTTCAAATATGTTAGTCAGTTGGAATCAGACTTATTCATTGAATATAAACCTAGTTGGAAAGAGAATGACACTTCTGTGATTATTAAAAACCTAGAAAGAAAATTTGAACAAGAGAACATATTAGGAATTACCACATCTGGTCCCCATAGGGATAACTATAGGTTTATTATGGAGGGAAAAGATTTTTCTCAATTGGCATCAACAGGACAATCTCGACTGATTAGTTTAATTTTAAAAGTTGCACAAGGAGTGTTTTTCACACAAGAAACAGGAAAAAAACCAATTTTGCTTCTGGATGATGTTCTCTTAGAGTTAGATAGCAAAAAAAGAGCTCGTTTTCTTGAAGTAATTCCAGAATATGACCAAGCTTTTTTTACTTTTCTTCCTGATATGGCTAATTTAAGCTACAGGAAAGATGATACTATTGTATACTCAGTTGAATCAGGAGACTTTATTACATATGAAAAATGAAAATTGGAGTAAAGCTTCTGATATTGTATCTAAATTAGAAGGATTGATTGGTAAAAAATCAGAAGATGCTCAAAAGTTTTATACTTTTTTTAGTACATGGGATAAATTGATTTCTTCATTTCCTACTAGAAATAGAAAGTTTAAAGAAATAGGATATCATTCCAAAATACATGACATTTCAAATGGGGTTTTAATTGTAGATATTGATCACCCTGGATGGATGCAAATATTTGATATGGAAAAACGTAATTTTTTAGATTATGTTGTTGCTAAATATCCTGATATTGAAATAAGGACTATTAGAACTAGACTTGTGACTAATGATGAAAGTAGTACACTAAATGAAGAAAATCAGATCATTTATAATTTTGCTCCTACTGGTCAAATCGAGGGGGAAAAAGAGAAATCTTTCTATAAAGAGCTAGAAGATGGTGATTTTAAAGAATTATTAAAGAAATTAGGGCAAGCTATTGACCAAAAGGATAGAACCTAACATTGACAAGAAAAACTTGAATTCTGTATATTACCCTATCTGTGAACATGTCAATAAAGCTATTGCTTTTCCGATAGAAATTTGCAAGGAGGATAAGGCGTGAAGCGAACATACCAACCAAGCCGAGTTAAAAGAAATAGAAAATTTGGTTTCAGAGCACGTATGGCAACCAAAAATGGTCGTCTAGTATTAAAAAGAAGACGCCAAAAGGGACGGAAAAAGCTATCCGTTGCGGATGAGAAGAAACCTTACTAAGTCAGAAAGAATAAAAAAGCAGAAAGATATAAGGGGCATGTTTAAACATGCCCATTCTGTGAGTATTAAAGGAGCTAAACTATTCTTTAAAAGAAATGATTTAGCTCAAAGCCGTTTTACAGTCACTTTAGTAAGGAAATATGGGAAAGCTGTCCATAGAAACCGAGCGAAAAGAGTTGTAAGAGAAATTTACAGGCTAAATAAAAACCAGATCAAATGTGGTTTTGATCTGGTTTTTATGCTGTTTCCTTCAAATAATGATATTTATTCGGAAAGGAAGAGTCAGATTATTGAACTATTGAGGAAAGCGGAAATTTTTGAGGATAATATTATTACCGATTAAATATTTCTTATTGGGTATTATATGGATTTATAAGACCATGATTTCTCCTTGGCTACCAAGTAGTTGTCGCTTTAATCCCACATGTTCAACTTATGCGAGGGAAGCCATCAAAAAATATGGACCAATTAAAGGTGGATGGCTCTCTATAAAGCGAATTTCACGGTGTCATCCCTGGAATCCTGGAGGGAATGACCCTGTACCATAATATGTTGCAAAGGAGTTTATCGTGGATAAACGCACTCTATTAGCAGTTATCTTATCTGTTGTCATTGTTTCGGTAAGTTTTTTTATTCAAAACATTTTATGGCCACCTAAAGTAGTGAATGAAGAAGTGGCAAATCAGGAAACAGTTCAAAAAGAAGATATTCCTAATGTTGAGGTTCAATCACCATCAGAAGTCGTTGATTATTCTGATACTACTTTTTCTGAAGAAAGTCTGGATTCTGCACCTGAACAAAAAATAATTGAAGAAAATGATATTTTTCGTATTGAATTTTTGTCGAAAGGCGCAGTTGTTACTTCACTTAAACTGAAAAAACATACAGATGGTAACGATTATGTTGAAATGGTTAATAAAGGTGAAAGTGACTATTCTGCGTTTGGTATAACATTAGGTCAAAAATATGGAAGACCACTAGATGAAAATTTTGTTTACAGAAAAGTGTCTGATAATATATTTGAATTCAGACAAAGATTTAATGATAAATCAGGAATTCCTTTTGTTCTAAAAAAGACTTATCGATTTCTTCCCAATGAATATCTGATGGAATTGGCTATTACTATTGAAGGATCGAATAATCAAATACCTGATTTAGACTTCAATGGTTCTGCTTATAGATTAGAATATGGACCTCAAATTGGTCCCTACTTTGAAAAGTTAGACAATAGGAATGAATATAGAAATTACTATTATCATATTGATGATAAACGGAAAAAGCTAAAACTAAAGAATAATGAAGTTGAAGTAAATGATCATGTAGATTGGGTTGCTATTGATGGTAAATATTTTTCATTGATAGCGATCCCAGATGATACTAATTATGATATTACTGTAAGCAGCGTTCCTGTAAGAGGAATGGAAAAAACTAGTCGTTTGATTTTATCCAGACCTCTACTTAAGGCATCAAAATCTACAGATATCTTTCGTTTTTACATAGGACCTAAATCTGTTAGCACTTTATCTCAGTATAATAATGCTTCAGATAATGGGTATGGTGTTTCTAATCTAAATTTAGACGATCTTATTAAAAAGAATATTCTGTTAGGGGCCTTAGAGACAGTTCTTAAATTTTTCTTGGAAATGTTTTATAGTATAGTACATAACTATGGTGTCGCTATTATTCTACTAACGTTTTTGGTAAGATTAGTTTTATATCCAATTACCAGAAAATCATATCAGTCTACTGCAGCCATGCAGGCTGTTCAGCCAAAGATCACTGAAATACGGGAAAAGTTTAAAGATGATCCCAATAAAATGAATATGGCGATGGCTGATTTGTATAAAAAAGAAGGAGTAAATCCTTTAGGTGGTTGTTTACCAATGGTACTACAACTTCCAATATTTTTTGCTTTATATAGATTATTAAACTCACACTTTGATCTGCGAGGTGCTGCTTTTATATCACCTTGGATTTCAGATTTGTCAGCTCCTGAACATGTTTTTTCATGGTCTGGTGTAACGTTACCTGTTGTTGGAAATGATTTTAGAATACTTCCATTCTTGATGGTTATTACACAGATAGTTATGACCAAAATTACACAATCCCAAAACACAGGGGCTACAAGTGATAGTCAGATGAAAATGCTCACTTATGGGATGCCAATATTCTTTTTCTTCATAATGTATGATATGCCATCTGGATTATTATTATACTGGACAGTTACTAATGTCTTAAGTGCTGTTCAACAAATTGTAATAAACAAAATGGTAAAGAAAAAGAAGGCTTAATAGAAAGTGGGCTCCTGAATAAATCTAGAACAGGAGTTGCCCTATGGTAAAAGAGTTTGAAGGTAAAACTCAAAAAGAAGCTATTAGTAAGGCTGTAGAAGAACTTGGTTTAAATCAAGATGAATTCGATGTCGAAATTGTAGAAACAGAGAAGACAGGTTTTTTATTCAAAAAGGGTAAGGTTAAAATCAGAGTTCATATGGAAGAAGAATCAATTTCCAGTGAACTTGGTGCCCCTTTAGTTCCAAATGATATAGAAGAAAAGGTTATTTCTTTTATTAAGTCTTTGATTTCTAAGATGGGATTTCCTGGTTCTGTTTTTTTACATGATAGATCAGACAAAAAGTTTCATGTGGTCATAGAAAGTGAGCACTCAGGTATTCTAATAGGAAAACGAGGAAAAAACTTAGATGCTATACAATTAGTGTCCAATGTATATCTTGGTAGACTGATACCCGAAACAAAAGAATATCGTGTTGTTATTGATTCTGAAAATTATAGAGAACGACGTGAAGAGAGTCTTGTAAGAATGGCACATCGCGTAGCTTCCCAAGTAAAGAAGACGAAAAGAAGCCGGCTATTAGAACCTATGAATCCTTTTGAACGAAGGTTAATTCATACGGCTTTAGGTGAACTTGATCACATTGAAACGGAAAGTGAAGGTGAAGGTCTTTTGAAGCAGATTAGAGTGAAATACGTGGACTAAAGGGTTGTAATGTGGATAAGTTGTGGACGAAAAATCAAAATTTTATAATTCCACTTATCCACAACTTATCTATTCATATGTGGATATGGTCTATATAAATTCACTATTTTTGCGAATTTTAAGAAATATAAAATAATCATCCACAAGTTGTGGATAAAATGTTAATAATATATCTTCTAAGAATTATAATTGAAAATTAATTATACCTTAAGAAAATACATTATTTAGTATCAAAGACATTGATTATGCTTACTAGTTTTGTTTGAAACGTAATAGACAAAATTTATATTCTCTAGTATTGAAAATATGCTGTCTTGACATTAAAAGTACAAATAATAGCTTAATTTATATAAACAATTTATCCATAATAGTAGAATCCATGTTTATGATCTTAATATTCCAAATAAATCTATGGACCACTCTAATTGATTTTGTTGCCATAGCATGCTAGGTTACTGGTATTAATAATTCTGAAGGATAAGTAGTTGGTTAATCTGATACTGTGTGGAGGTGTTGGTAGTAGATTATGGCCAATTAGCCGTAAGCTAATGCCTAAGCAATTTTATCCCCTACTAGGAAACACAAGTCTCTTTGAAAGTACTGTTAAGCGAAATCTTTCTTTATGTGAAAAGATCCTTATAGCGGCTAATGAAGACCAAGCATTCCTCGCATTTGATCAACTTAAGAATTGTAATTATCTAATCGAAGAAGGATTAATTGAAACTGTTGGTCGAAATACTGCTCCTGCTATTGCATTATCTATATTTGCTTTAGATCCAGAAACCTTAGTATTGGTTACACCTTCTGATCATCTTATAACTAAAGAACTAGCTTATAAAAAAGCAATTGAAAAAGCTCAAGTACTAGCAATGAGTGGTAATCTTGTAACTTTTGGTATAAAACCCAGTTATGCTGAAACAGGCTTTGGCTATATTAAAGCAAATGGTAATATAGTTGAGCAATTTTGTGAGAAACCAGATATAAAAACAGCAGAATCTTATTTAGCTGATGGTAGCTATTTATGGAATTCTGGAATGTTTCTCTTTAAAGCAGGTGTATTTTTAGAAGAATTGCAGCATCATAATCCACAAGTATATGAAGCATGTTTGACAGCCTATAATAATTGCACTGAAAGAAAACTTTTAAAACCACAACACTCAGATATGGTTAATATTCCATCAATTTCCATTGATTATGGAGTTATGGAACCTTCTCAAAAAGTAGCTGTTGTACCATGCGATATTGGTTGGAGTGATCTGGGAAGCTTTGATAGTCTTTATGATGAGTGTTTTAATCCAAATATAGAAAATAGTTTGATAGGAATAGAAGATCCAATTTTAATTAATAGCAGAGGTAATCTATTAGTAGGACAAGAAAAAAAACTTGCTCTCATTGATGTTGAAGATCTAATGATTATTGATAGTCCTGATGCTTTACTTATTGCCAAGCGTGGTTCTGGGCAAGATGTCAAAAAGGTTGTCGATAAATTAAAAGAGGAGAATTCTTCTTTATTGGATGCTCCAGTAAAGGTAAAAAGACCCTGGGGAGAGTATCGCACTTTAACCAAGACATCTAATTATATTGTAAGACATATTAGTATAAATCCAGGGGCTAACTTAAGTATTCATAAGCACTTTAATCGTCAGGAACATTGGCAGGTTGTTAAGGGACTTGCAAAAGTTAAGCTTGATGAAATTGAAAGTACTTTGGTAGTAGATCAAAAGATAACAATTCCTGCTGGCCTATTACATTCTGTGAGGAATATTGGAGATGTTCAATTAGTGATTATTGAGATACAATCTGGTGAAGTTGTTGATCCTGAAGATATATTAAGGATTGGCTATGATTGGTGACATAATAGTAAATGGAGATATAAATGAAAGGTATAATACTAGCTGGTGGATCCGGAACCAGGCTTTACCCAATTACAAAAGTAGTATGTAAGCAATTACTTCCAGTTTATGATAAACCAATGATATATTATCCATTATCAATATTGATGTTGTCAGGTATAAAAGAAATCTTAATTATATCAACACCTGAAGATCTATCTAAATTTGAAAATCTATTTGGTGATGGTCGTTTATATGGTTTGAATCTGAGTTACGCTGTTCAGGATGCCCCAAATGGTCTAGCAGAAGCTTTCATCATCGGAAAAGATTTTATTGGATCTGATTCTGTAGCTTTGGTATTGGGTGATAATATATTTTATGGGCATCATTTATCAGATCGTTTACAATTAGCAGCTTCTAGAACAAGTGGGGCAACAGTTTTTGGTTACTATGTAAGTGATCCAGAGAGATATGGTGTTGTTGAATATGATAAAAATGGGAAGGTGTTGTCATTAGAGGAAAAACCTGAATTTCCTAAGTCTAATTACGCAGTTGTTGGTTTATATTATTATGATAATTCTGTTGTCGATATAGCCTGTAGTTTGAAACCAAGTCCTCGAGGAGAATTAGAGATTACTGATGTTAATAAGATCTATCTACAGCAAGGAAAATTAAATGTGGAATTGATGGGACGTGGTTATGCATGGCTTGATACAGGAACACACGACAGTTTAGTTGATGCTACAAATTTTGTTAAAGCCATTGAGGATAGACAAGGTCTTAAAATTGCTTGTATTGAAGAAATAGCATATCGTATGGGGTATATCAATCAGGAGCAATTGCAAAAATTATCATTACCATTAAAAAAATCTGGCTATGGTGAATACTTATTAAGGCTTACAAGGAAGGAATAAAGTGCCATTTGAGTTCGAAAAAACCCCAATTGAAGGACTATATGTTATTCATCCAAGAGTATTTCGTGATGATAGAGGTTGGTTTTTAGAAACATTTAAAATTTCTGATTTTAAAAATGCAGGTATTACTGAAGATTTTGTTCAAGATAATCATTCTTTTAGTTCTAGAGGTGTATTAAGAGGTATACATTTTCAAAAGGCACCTTTTTCTCAAGGAAAATTGGTAAGAACAATTGACGGATGTGTTTGGGATGTTGCAGTAGATTTAAGGAAGGATTCAAATACTTTTGGTAAAGCATATGGTGTAAAGCTAGATTCAAAAAATGGTACCATGTTATACATTCCTCCTAGTTTTGGACATGGTTTTCTAGTATTATCTGACACTGTACATTTTTTGTATAAATGTACAAAAGAGTATCATCCAAATGTTGATTGTGGTATAAGATGGAATGATCCAGATTTAAATATTCCATGGCCAATAGTTGATGGAATGAAATTAATTATCTCGAACAAAGACTGTCAACAGCCTTTGTTAAAAGAAATCAATAAGGATGATTTATGATTTGGCTTATTGGTGCTGGAGGTATGTTAGGTCAAGAAGTTGCTGAAGCTCTTGAATTATTAAGTTTTGAATTTATAAAGACTGATCGAGAAGTTGATATTACAAACTATAAATTATTAGAAAGATTTTGTAATAATTTGACTGTATCCTGGGTTATTAATTGTGCTGCCTACACATCAGTTGATAACGCTGAAGATGAAGAATCATTAGCAATTACTATAAATGCAAAAGGTGCTGAAAATATTGCAAAAGTATGTAAGAAACTTAATGCAAAAATGATACATATATCAACTGACTATGTTTTTTCAGGAAATCAAGATAAAGCTTTAGTTCCTGAAGATACAACAAATCCTATAAATGTCTATGGAAAAAGTAAACTTTTAGGTGAAAAGGCAATTCAGAATACTTTTAATAATTACTTCATTATTAGAACAGCTTGGTTGTATGGTTGGAAAGGTCCAAGTTTTTTACACACAATGGTACGGCTTATGAATAATAGTGATAGTATAAAGGTTGTAAATGATCAATGGGGAAGCCCAACATGGACAAAGGAATTTGCTTTTGGTATCATTTCTATTATAGCCATGGATTCTGATAATTTCGGAACATATCATTTTTCTGGTGAGGGAGAGTGTTCCTGGTATGATTTTGCAAAAGAAATATATAGAATTGGGCGAGATTACAAAATAATAAACAACAATTGTACAGTTAATCCTTGTACGAGTAATGAATTTGTAAGTAAAGCCAAAAGGCCTAGGTATAGTTTGTTAAATACAGATAAATTTAAAAAAAACTTTAATTATGAAATATCAAATTGGAAGGATTCTCTTGAAAAATATATATTAATACTTAGCAATGAGCTTTAAAACAATGGTACTAATATGTGTTCATAATTGTTAGTATTAAAGAACTGTTCATTTATTACTAAGGTAAGTTTTTAATGAAAGTTATTTGTTTTTTAACCTTTTTCCACTCGTTTTTTTAATCCTTTTGCAGTGAATATTTGATATAAAGTATCTAAATGTAGAAAGTTAGGATAAAAGAAACTAGTATCGTTCCCTTTTAAATACGACTATCCATATTAACATAAAGCAGTAGTACTTATACCATTAGGAAAAGTAGAGAGACGAAACAATAAAGCAGAAAGTATAACTGATTCTCCAGATTTTAATAATATGTATCGATTGTGGATTTCTTTTGAGAAAATGAAGTAATCTGAATTTAAGCTTTGTTTGATAATTTCTTGAAAGCTGTACCCTGTGAGTCAATATAGTTGAAGCATTTTCATTTTCAAAGGATCTTCAATTATAAGGTATAGTTTGACGTTCAAAG
It contains:
- a CDS encoding mannose-1-phosphate guanylyltransferase/mannose-6-phosphate isomerase, whose translation is MVNLILCGGVGSRLWPISRKLMPKQFYPLLGNTSLFESTVKRNLSLCEKILIAANEDQAFLAFDQLKNCNYLIEEGLIETVGRNTAPAIALSIFALDPETLVLVTPSDHLITKELAYKKAIEKAQVLAMSGNLVTFGIKPSYAETGFGYIKANGNIVEQFCEKPDIKTAESYLADGSYLWNSGMFLFKAGVFLEELQHHNPQVYEACLTAYNNCTERKLLKPQHSDMVNIPSISIDYGVMEPSQKVAVVPCDIGWSDLGSFDSLYDECFNPNIENSLIGIEDPILINSRGNLLVGQEKKLALIDVEDLMIIDSPDALLIAKRGSGQDVKKVVDKLKEENSSLLDAPVKVKRPWGEYRTLTKTSNYIVRHISINPGANLSIHKHFNRQEHWQVVKGLAKVKLDEIESTLVVDQKITIPAGLLHSVRNIGDVQLVIIEIQSGEVVDPEDILRIGYDW
- the rnpA gene encoding ribonuclease P protein component, which codes for MRRNLTKSERIKKQKDIRGMFKHAHSVSIKGAKLFFKRNDLAQSRFTVTLVRKYGKAVHRNRAKRVVREIYRLNKNQIKCGFDLVFMLFPSNNDIYSERKSQIIELLRKAEIFEDNIITD
- the yidD gene encoding membrane protein insertion efficiency factor YidD, whose protein sequence is MGIIWIYKTMISPWLPSSCRFNPTCSTYAREAIKKYGPIKGGWLSIKRISRCHPWNPGGNDPVP
- the rfbA gene encoding glucose-1-phosphate thymidylyltransferase RfbA; the protein is MKGIILAGGSGTRLYPITKVVCKQLLPVYDKPMIYYPLSILMLSGIKEILIISTPEDLSKFENLFGDGRLYGLNLSYAVQDAPNGLAEAFIIGKDFIGSDSVALVLGDNIFYGHHLSDRLQLAASRTSGATVFGYYVSDPERYGVVEYDKNGKVLSLEEKPEFPKSNYAVVGLYYYDNSVVDIACSLKPSPRGELEITDVNKIYLQQGKLNVELMGRGYAWLDTGTHDSLVDATNFVKAIEDRQGLKIACIEEIAYRMGYINQEQLQKLSLPLKKSGYGEYLLRLTRKE
- the dnaN gene encoding DNA polymerase III subunit beta translates to MRFICEKSVILKEISIAQEIISSRNALSILSNVLIEADNNTLIIKATDLKVGFETRIPVEVETPGTTTIFCDKFLGILRSLPEGEVIFDHTENGRLIITPLEKKIDFQLKSIPSDKFPEIQEIPDDNYFEIPQEFLNQMVQQTIFAISDDETRYFMNGVYMEKQENKLVMVATDGRRLSYIEKEIETPLPDFAGIIIPPKILTLIKKLSSGEGSIEIAINDKTIYTRFDNLKISSTLIEGQFPNYSRVIPEYQEHNVLVQKSVLNDALKRVSLLAEQKSRRIYLTVGQGIMTLSSEESEIGHAKEEIPCEYEGQEYTIALNYVYLQDPLKVVNSEGLIFQFTEPSRAVTIRSNPESEYFHIVMPMQMD
- the dnaA gene encoding chromosomal replication initiator protein DnaA, which translates into the protein MSNQIDLSPFWKEAINQIRKELSEEEMQIWIDQTKYHSSSTSEIILEVPSKFFIDQLKRRYTNKIEQILYEISGRNIKLGFNVEKREEAPQVIEKEKIAEEYPLPVNTKHDSKPTVLRHHPNLRSDYTFERFVIGENSNFAANAAMAIARNPGTAYNPCMIYGGVGLGKTHLMQSIGNFAYNDNTNLKIHYITAGDFIDEFVNCIRNKNMPHFKNKYRNVDVLLIDDIHDLQNKKETQEELFHTFNALYDANKQMVFTCDRPVSELKDVTERLRSRFERGLNVDLQIPNYETRLAILKKKIEDKENISITDNILEIIAKNVTTNVRDLEAALVKLSAYSELTNKTVTVEIAQDQLRHIFSGPVQQNITIDLVQRIVSDYFNLSPNDLKGKKRTKVITFPRQIAMYIVREITEFSTTEVGLEFGGRDHTTVMHACTKIEDRMMQDPTLESTINQLIRSVREYGTGS
- the recF gene encoding DNA replication/repair protein RecF (All proteins in this family for which functions are known are DNA-binding proteins that assist the filamentation of RecA onto DNA for the initiation of recombination or recombinational repair.), with product MPFNNIKLYNFRNLLDKEISLNGREIFLIGENGQGKTNFLEAIYVLCYGSSFRTKQDKILIKNQKDDFSAIGQYFQDEMEHKIHFKLQKGKKSILIDDKQLRDRKELIWKLPCIVFSHEDIFLVSGTPEERRNFFDQTLSLYDPDYIDLLREYKKILKHRNIVLKRNEKELIDILNIQIVSKGLELRNYRSAITKKFNKVFSQLFKYVSQLESDLFIEYKPSWKENDTSVIIKNLERKFEQENILGITTSGPHRDNYRFIMEGKDFSQLASTGQSRLISLILKVAQGVFFTQETGKKPILLLDDVLLELDSKKRARFLEVIPEYDQAFFTFLPDMANLSYRKDDTIVYSVESGDFITYEK
- the jag gene encoding RNA-binding cell elongation regulator Jag/EloR, with translation MVKEFEGKTQKEAISKAVEELGLNQDEFDVEIVETEKTGFLFKKGKVKIRVHMEEESISSELGAPLVPNDIEEKVISFIKSLISKMGFPGSVFLHDRSDKKFHVVIESEHSGILIGKRGKNLDAIQLVSNVYLGRLIPETKEYRVVIDSENYRERREESLVRMAHRVASQVKKTKRSRLLEPMNPFERRLIHTALGELDHIETESEGEGLLKQIRVKYVD
- the rpmH gene encoding 50S ribosomal protein L34, producing the protein MKRTYQPSRVKRNRKFGFRARMATKNGRLVLKRRRQKGRKKLSVADEKKPY
- the yidC gene encoding membrane protein insertase YidC, yielding MDKRTLLAVILSVVIVSVSFFIQNILWPPKVVNEEVANQETVQKEDIPNVEVQSPSEVVDYSDTTFSEESLDSAPEQKIIEENDIFRIEFLSKGAVVTSLKLKKHTDGNDYVEMVNKGESDYSAFGITLGQKYGRPLDENFVYRKVSDNIFEFRQRFNDKSGIPFVLKKTYRFLPNEYLMELAITIEGSNNQIPDLDFNGSAYRLEYGPQIGPYFEKLDNRNEYRNYYYHIDDKRKKLKLKNNEVEVNDHVDWVAIDGKYFSLIAIPDDTNYDITVSSVPVRGMEKTSRLILSRPLLKASKSTDIFRFYIGPKSVSTLSQYNNASDNGYGVSNLNLDDLIKKNILLGALETVLKFFLEMFYSIVHNYGVAIILLTFLVRLVLYPITRKSYQSTAAMQAVQPKITEIREKFKDDPNKMNMAMADLYKKEGVNPLGGCLPMVLQLPIFFALYRLLNSHFDLRGAAFISPWISDLSAPEHVFSWSGVTLPVVGNDFRILPFLMVITQIVMTKITQSQNTGATSDSQMKMLTYGMPIFFFFIMYDMPSGLLLYWTVTNVLSAVQQIVINKMVKKKKA